CAATCACCAGGTACTCGTCGAGATCCCCGGCAAGATAGGGATCAGGACAGAACTCAACGATCTGGACAGCATCGACGGCGGCAACAAGGAGGCATACGAGCAGGATGGCTGCGGCGATCCGGCGCATACGCAGGATTATCTAGGTCCCGGTTTAATAGCAAGACGAAATGACTTCGCCTGCACTTCCGCTGGTCGTCAAGGTGGGTGGAAGCCTCTTTGACCGGACAGCGTCTCTGATCGATATCTTTCAGGAGATCGGGCGCCCGGTGCTGATCGTGCCCGGCGGCGGGAAGTTCGCCGACCTCGTCCGGCGCCTCAACGTCTCCGATAACGCGGCCCACTGGATGGCCATCGCCGGTATGGAACAGTTCGGATGGTATATCGCCTCGCACGGCGTCCCGGCAACCTCCGAGATCGCGCTCCCAGAGGAGGTGACGGTCCTCCTTCCCTATTGTGCCCTCCGGCGGGCCGACCCGCTTCCCCATTCCTGGGATGTCACATCCGATACCATCGCCGCCTGGGTCGCACGCGAGCTCTCTCTGGATCTCCTCCTCTTAAAATCGGTCGACGGCATTCACCATCACCGAAGGCTTCTTT
This is a stretch of genomic DNA from Methanoculleus thermophilus. It encodes these proteins:
- a CDS encoding amino acid kinase family protein, whose protein sequence is MTSPALPLVVKVGGSLFDRTASLIDIFQEIGRPVLIVPGGGKFADLVRRLNVSDNAAHWMAIAGMEQFGWYIASHGVPATSEIALPEEVTVLLPYCALRRADPLPHSWDVTSDTIAAWVARELSLDLLLLKSVDGIHHHRRLLSRIEDPSLISDEVDPTFIRFVFEHGLRARVVNGRHEDRVRGALRDEAVTGTLLEPRF